In a genomic window of Pseudomonas oryzihabitans:
- a CDS encoding MFS transporter: protein MTAATLTPNTASPWQPLRQRTFRWLWLASIASNIGTWMHEVGAGWLMTSLSASPLAVALVQVAGALPMFLLALPAGALADIVDRRRYLLGVQLWMAAVALALASLTLAGWMSVPLLLGLTLAMGVGTALMLPAWSALTPELVDKSELPAAIALSSLGMNVARALGPALAGVLVSLAGPWLTFALNAVSFFAVIVALLTWRRQPAAAVLPAERLLGAVRVGFRYARSSPQLQVVLARTAAFFLGASAGMALLPLLVRQALQGTALDFGILLGCVGLGAIGGAMLLPRLRERLSSDLLVAGASALYAIVLLGLAWVRDFAWLLPVMLASGLAWIAVLSSLQVAAQTAVPGWVRARALAVYILVFFGTSALGGTLWGAVASHFSLTVALSAAAAVLLAGIVLTWRLRLPVTPAADIAPALHWPTPLLDDSLDRERGPVMVTLEYDIAPEHGPAFRQAMQAVGGMRRRNGAFSWALLQDSAEPRLWQEFFCDESWLEHLRHHHRVTQGEQLLEAAARQYQTPGVPIAIRHLLGGA from the coding sequence ATGACCGCCGCCACCCTCACGCCAAACACTGCCTCGCCCTGGCAGCCGCTGCGCCAGCGCACCTTTCGTTGGCTGTGGCTGGCCAGCATCGCCTCCAACATCGGTACCTGGATGCACGAGGTAGGCGCCGGCTGGCTGATGACCTCGCTGTCGGCCAGCCCGCTGGCGGTGGCCCTGGTGCAGGTGGCGGGGGCGCTGCCGATGTTCCTGCTAGCGCTGCCGGCCGGCGCCCTGGCCGACATCGTCGACCGGCGCCGCTACCTGCTCGGCGTGCAGCTGTGGATGGCCGCGGTAGCCCTGGCCTTGGCCAGCCTGACCCTGGCCGGCTGGATGAGCGTGCCGCTGCTCTTGGGCCTGACTCTGGCCATGGGCGTGGGCACCGCGCTGATGCTGCCGGCCTGGTCGGCGCTCACCCCCGAGCTGGTGGATAAAAGCGAGCTGCCCGCGGCCATCGCCCTGTCCAGCCTGGGCATGAACGTGGCCCGCGCCCTGGGGCCGGCGCTGGCCGGGGTGCTGGTCAGCCTGGCCGGCCCCTGGCTGACCTTCGCCCTGAATGCCGTGTCCTTCTTCGCCGTCATCGTCGCGCTCCTGACCTGGCGGCGCCAACCTGCAGCCGCCGTGCTGCCCGCGGAGCGCCTCTTGGGCGCGGTCCGGGTCGGTTTCCGCTACGCCCGCAGCTCCCCCCAGCTGCAGGTGGTGCTGGCCCGGACCGCCGCGTTTTTTCTCGGCGCCAGCGCCGGCATGGCTCTGCTCCCGCTGCTGGTCCGCCAGGCCCTGCAGGGCACTGCCCTGGATTTCGGCATCCTGCTCGGTTGCGTGGGCCTGGGCGCCATCGGTGGCGCCATGCTGCTGCCGCGGCTGCGCGAAAGACTCTCTAGCGACCTGCTGGTGGCCGGCGCCAGTGCCCTCTATGCGATCGTTTTGCTGGGGCTGGCCTGGGTCCGTGACTTCGCCTGGCTGCTGCCGGTGATGCTCGCCAGCGGCCTGGCCTGGATCGCCGTGCTCTCCAGCCTGCAGGTGGCGGCCCAGACCGCCGTCCCCGGCTGGGTGCGCGCCCGCGCCCTGGCCGTCTACATCCTGGTGTTCTTCGGCACCAGCGCCCTGGGCGGCACCCTCTGGGGCGCCGTGGCCAGTCACTTCTCCCTGACCGTCGCCCTGAGCGCGGCCGCTGCGGTGCTGCTGGCCGGCATCGTCCTGACCTGGCGCCTGCGCCTGCCGGTCACCCCGGCGGCGGACATCGCCCCCGCGCTGCACTGGCCGACACCCCTGCTCGACGACTCCCTGGACCGCGAGCGCGGCCCGGTGATGGTCACCCTGGAATACGACATCGCCCCCGAGCACGGCCCGGCCTTCCGCCAGGCCATGCAGGCGGTCGGCGGCATGCGCCGGCGCAATGGCGCCTTCTCCTGGGCGCTGCTGCAGGACAGCGCCGAGCCGCGACTCTGGCAGGAATTCTTCTGCGACGAATCCTGGCTGGAGCACCTGCGCCACCACCACCGCGTCACCCAGGGCGAACAGCTCCTGGAAGCGGCGGCGCGTCAGTACCAGACCCCCGGCGTACCCATCGCCATCCGCCATCTCCTGGGCGGCGCCTAG
- the ycaC gene encoding isochorismate family cysteine hydrolase YcaC produces the protein MSKPYNRLDKNDAVVLLIDHQAGLISLVQDFTPSDFKNNVLALANSAKFFGLPTILTTSFEQGPNGPLVPELLELFPEAPYIARPGQINAWDNQDFVAAIKATGRKQLIIAGVVTDVCVTFPALAAIAEGFDVFVVTDASGTFDKTVQQAAWARMSAAGVQLMNWFSVACELHRDWRNDIEGLGALLSNHIPNYRNLMTSYAKLAAK, from the coding sequence ATGAGCAAGCCCTACAACCGTCTCGACAAGAACGATGCCGTCGTCCTGCTGATCGACCACCAGGCCGGTCTGATCTCCCTGGTGCAGGATTTCACCCCCAGCGACTTCAAGAACAACGTCCTGGCCCTGGCCAACAGCGCCAAGTTCTTCGGCCTGCCCACCATCCTCACCACCAGCTTCGAGCAGGGCCCCAACGGTCCCCTGGTGCCCGAGCTGCTCGAGCTGTTCCCCGAGGCGCCCTATATCGCCCGTCCGGGGCAGATCAACGCCTGGGACAACCAGGACTTCGTCGCCGCCATCAAGGCCACCGGTCGCAAGCAGCTGATCATCGCCGGCGTGGTGACCGACGTCTGCGTGACCTTCCCGGCGCTGGCCGCCATCGCCGAGGGCTTCGACGTCTTCGTGGTGACCGATGCCTCCGGCACCTTCGACAAGACCGTGCAGCAGGCCGCCTGGGCGCGCATGAGCGCCGCCGGGGTGCAACTGATGAACTGGTTCAGCGTGGCCTGCGAACTGCACCGCGACTGGCGCAACGACATCGAGGGCCTGGGTGCCCTGCTGTCCAACCACATCCCCAACTACCGCAATCTGATGACCAGCTACGCCAAGCTAGCCGCTAAATAA
- a CDS encoding LysR substrate-binding domain-containing protein: MNRNDLRRIDLHLLVVFESLMHERNLTRTAEKLFLGQPAISAALVRLRQFFDDPLLVRSGRAMEPTPRALAILERLRPALDGLSNALSEVDDFDPGASRAVFRIGMSDDVECGLLPPLLNHLREVAPHCVLVVRNANFLLLPGLLASGEVSLGISYTTQLPANAKSRTLRHIRALVVRADSDPAPLSLDDYCRRPHVLVSMSGDLCGNIDDDLARLGRSRRVALGVPHFNGLGALLAGSDLLATVPDYAARALAAGGGLRFEEPPFPIVPARLSLVWRAAQDQDPGERWLRGEILRFMGEPAT; the protein is encoded by the coding sequence GTGAACCGCAACGACCTGCGCCGCATCGACCTGCACCTGCTGGTGGTGTTCGAAAGCCTGATGCACGAGCGCAACCTCACCCGCACCGCGGAAAAGCTCTTTCTCGGCCAGCCGGCCATCAGCGCCGCCCTGGTGCGCCTGCGGCAATTCTTTGACGATCCGCTGCTGGTGCGCAGTGGTCGCGCCATGGAGCCCACGCCGCGCGCCCTGGCCATTCTCGAACGGCTGCGTCCGGCGCTGGACGGCCTGTCCAACGCCCTGAGCGAGGTCGACGACTTCGATCCCGGTGCCAGCCGGGCGGTGTTTCGCATCGGCATGTCCGACGATGTCGAGTGTGGCCTGCTGCCGCCGCTGCTGAACCATCTGCGCGAGGTGGCGCCCCACTGCGTGCTGGTGGTGCGCAACGCCAACTTCCTGCTCTTGCCCGGCCTGCTCGCCAGCGGCGAGGTCTCCCTGGGCATCAGCTACACCACCCAGCTGCCGGCCAATGCCAAGAGTCGCACCCTGAGGCACATCCGCGCCCTGGTGGTGCGCGCCGACAGCGATCCCGCGCCCCTGAGCCTGGACGACTACTGCCGCAGACCCCATGTGCTGGTGTCCATGTCCGGCGATCTCTGCGGCAACATCGACGACGATCTGGCGCGTCTCGGCCGCTCCCGCAGGGTGGCCCTGGGCGTGCCACACTTCAACGGCCTCGGCGCCCTGCTGGCCGGCAGCGACCTGCTCGCCACCGTGCCTGACTACGCCGCCCGGGCACTGGCCGCGGGCGGCGGTTTGCGCTTCGAGGAGCCGCCCTTTCCCATCGTGCCGGCTCGGCTGTCGCTGGTCTGGCGCGCCGCCCAGGATCAGGACCCGGGCGAGCGCTGGTTGCGCGGGGAGATCCTCAGGTTCATGGGCGAGCCGGCGACGTAG
- a CDS encoding MFS transporter has protein sequence MSTWTSTQRNVAFATFASWTMDAFDFFILVFVLSNLAQYFHNSVTDVSLSIMLTLAVRPLGALIFGRLAERHGRRPVLMLNIVLFSLFELLSAWSPTFMAFMAFRILYGVAMGGVWGVASSLAMETIPDRSRGLMSGIFQAGYPCGYLLASIVFGLFFSSVGWRGMFLIGALPILLLPFIYFKVPESPVWLAARERKESIALLPILRQHWKICLYMVLLMACFNFFSHGTQDLYPTFLKVQHQFDPHTVSLIAIGYNIAAMLGGVFFGSLSERIGRKKAIMLAALLSLPVLPLWAFSSGSWSLGIGAFLMQFMVQGAWGVVPSYLNELVPGNARAILPGFVYQMGNLLASVNATLQAHIAAVHGGNYGLAMALVAGTVAVLIAVFAAFGKETRGMRISGAVADPAPATSPARP, from the coding sequence ATGTCTACCTGGACTTCGACACAGCGCAACGTGGCCTTCGCCACCTTTGCCAGTTGGACTATGGATGCCTTCGACTTCTTCATCCTGGTGTTCGTCCTCAGCAACCTGGCGCAGTACTTTCACAACTCGGTGACGGACGTCTCCCTGTCGATCATGCTGACCCTGGCGGTGCGGCCGCTGGGTGCCCTGATCTTCGGGCGGCTGGCCGAGCGGCATGGGCGCCGGCCGGTCCTGATGCTCAACATCGTGTTGTTCTCGCTGTTCGAGCTCCTGTCCGCCTGGTCGCCGACCTTCATGGCGTTCATGGCCTTCCGGATTCTCTACGGTGTGGCCATGGGCGGTGTCTGGGGCGTGGCTTCGTCGCTGGCGATGGAGACCATTCCCGATCGCTCGCGCGGACTGATGTCGGGGATCTTCCAGGCCGGCTATCCCTGCGGCTACCTGCTGGCGTCCATCGTCTTCGGGCTGTTCTTCTCCTCGGTGGGCTGGCGCGGCATGTTCCTGATCGGCGCCCTGCCGATCCTGCTGCTGCCCTTCATCTACTTCAAGGTGCCGGAGTCGCCGGTGTGGCTGGCCGCACGGGAGCGCAAGGAGAGCATCGCCCTGCTGCCGATCCTGCGCCAGCACTGGAAGATCTGCCTGTACATGGTGCTGCTGATGGCCTGCTTCAATTTCTTCAGCCACGGCACCCAGGATCTCTACCCCACCTTCCTCAAGGTGCAGCACCAGTTCGATCCCCACACCGTGAGCCTGATCGCCATCGGCTACAACATCGCGGCGATGCTCGGCGGCGTGTTCTTCGGCTCGCTGTCGGAACGCATCGGGCGCAAGAAAGCCATCATGCTGGCCGCCCTGCTGTCCTTGCCGGTGCTGCCGCTATGGGCCTTCTCCAGCGGTTCCTGGAGCCTGGGCATCGGCGCCTTCCTGATGCAGTTCATGGTGCAGGGCGCCTGGGGCGTAGTGCCGAGCTATCTCAACGAGCTGGTGCCGGGCAATGCCCGTGCCATCCTGCCGGGCTTCGTCTACCAGATGGGCAATCTGCTGGCCTCGGTCAACGCCACCCTGCAGGCGCATATCGCCGCGGTCCATGGCGGCAACTATGGCCTGGCCATGGCCTTGGTCGCCGGTACCGTCGCCGTGTTGATCGCCGTGTTCGCGGCCTTCGGCAAGGAGACCCGCGGCATGCGGATTTCCGGGGCGGTGGCCGACCCGGCCCCGGCTACGTCGCCGGCTCGCCCATGA
- a CDS encoding IS110 family transposase — protein MAVVVGVDIAKRSFDLAVLQSNGKYRTKGKLSNDPSGFAVFADWLQQHAEPGAWIVMEATGIYHEALAEHFHALGYRIAVLNPAQIARYAQSQLQRSKTDKLDAKLIATYGQRHEDSLRDWHPESVSIRTLRALTRRLEDLQSLRQMEFNRLEVSPEKVQDSIRAVLQRLDEQIAWTLEQIKRHIDDDPDLRGKRDLLVSIDGIADKTAALILAELGDIDRFANARAVTAFAGLNPRLQESGLARGHACLSRMGSVRLRSALYLPAVVALTYNPAIKAQAERLKARGKRGKQTVCAAMRKLLTIAYGVLKSGKPFDPALAIAH, from the coding sequence ATGGCCGTAGTGGTGGGCGTTGATATCGCCAAGCGCAGCTTCGATCTGGCGGTCCTGCAGTCCAACGGCAAGTACCGGACCAAGGGCAAGCTGAGCAACGACCCGTCAGGCTTCGCGGTCTTTGCAGACTGGCTGCAACAGCATGCCGAGCCAGGCGCTTGGATCGTGATGGAGGCCACGGGCATCTACCACGAAGCGCTCGCCGAGCACTTCCATGCTCTGGGCTACCGAATCGCAGTGCTCAATCCAGCACAGATCGCCCGCTATGCGCAAAGCCAGTTGCAACGCAGCAAGACGGACAAACTCGACGCCAAGCTGATCGCCACCTATGGCCAGCGGCATGAGGATAGTCTGCGAGACTGGCACCCGGAATCTGTGTCCATCCGCACGCTTCGCGCGCTGACCCGGCGCCTGGAGGACCTCCAATCGCTACGACAGATGGAGTTCAATCGGCTCGAGGTCAGCCCGGAAAAAGTCCAGGACTCCATCCGGGCAGTCTTGCAGCGGCTCGATGAGCAGATCGCCTGGACGCTTGAACAGATCAAACGCCATATCGACGACGATCCAGACTTACGTGGTAAGCGCGACCTGCTGGTGAGTATCGACGGCATCGCCGACAAGACCGCCGCTTTGATCCTGGCGGAGCTCGGCGATATCGACCGCTTCGCCAATGCCCGCGCCGTTACCGCCTTTGCTGGCTTGAACCCACGCCTACAGGAATCCGGTCTCGCGCGCGGCCATGCCTGCCTCTCGCGCATGGGATCAGTCCGCTTACGAAGTGCGCTATACCTACCCGCTGTCGTGGCGCTGACCTACAACCCGGCTATCAAGGCGCAAGCCGAGCGTCTGAAAGCCAGGGGCAAAAGAGGTAAACAAACCGTCTGCGCCGCCATGCGTAAGCTGCTGACCATCGCCTATGGCGTGCTCAAATCGGGCAAGCCTTTCGACCCTGCTTTAGCGATTGCACACTGA
- a CDS encoding LysR substrate-binding domain-containing protein, translating into MNLKQLKFAVALAEERHFTRAAERCHVVQSALSHQIARLEAELGATLFERLPRQVRITPAGEALLVHARQALAAVARLQQDVAAAVGDIRGTLTVGLISSVPRLDIVELLATFHARHPQVDIQLRQDKSETLLAAVRERQLDFALIGVSRQVTLEAVEHRLLLSEELVAVLPAEHELAGRERLSLHELVELPLVDLPAGSGARRQTDEAFAALGLPHRVRFETSNMQLLERFVRRGLAIGLVPRSIAATLAGLTSVPVSDAPQRNVYAIWSPLPTPATREFLRVLEEALAD; encoded by the coding sequence ATGAATCTCAAGCAGCTGAAATTCGCCGTCGCCCTGGCCGAGGAGCGGCACTTCACCCGCGCCGCCGAGCGTTGCCACGTGGTGCAGTCGGCGCTCAGCCACCAGATCGCCCGGCTGGAGGCCGAATTGGGCGCCACCCTGTTCGAGCGGCTACCGCGCCAGGTACGCATCACCCCGGCAGGCGAGGCCCTGCTGGTCCATGCGCGCCAGGCGCTGGCGGCGGTGGCGCGGCTGCAGCAGGACGTGGCGGCGGCCGTGGGCGATATTCGCGGCACCCTGACGGTGGGCCTGATTTCCTCGGTGCCTCGGCTGGATATCGTCGAGCTGCTGGCCACCTTCCATGCCCGCCATCCCCAGGTGGACATCCAATTGCGCCAGGACAAGAGCGAGACGCTGCTGGCGGCGGTACGCGAGCGGCAACTGGATTTCGCCCTGATCGGCGTCTCCCGGCAAGTGACGCTCGAGGCGGTGGAGCACCGCCTGCTGCTCAGCGAAGAACTGGTGGCGGTGCTGCCGGCGGAGCATGAGCTGGCCGGGCGGGAACGGCTGTCGCTGCATGAGCTGGTGGAGCTGCCGCTGGTGGACCTGCCGGCCGGCAGCGGCGCGCGACGGCAGACCGACGAGGCCTTCGCCGCCCTGGGCCTGCCCCATCGCGTTCGCTTCGAGACCAGCAACATGCAGCTCCTGGAGCGCTTCGTGCGCCGCGGCCTGGCCATCGGCCTAGTGCCGCGCAGTATCGCCGCCACCCTCGCCGGCCTTACCAGCGTGCCGGTGAGCGATGCGCCGCAGCGGAACGTCTATGCCATCTGGTCGCCCCTGCCAACACCGGCAACGCGGGAGTTCCTGCGGGTGCTGGAAGAGGCCTTGGCGGATTAG
- a CDS encoding MFS transporter, producing the protein MSTPTPPLSRWLTLLMAVATGIAVASNYYNQPLLHTIAQRFELSYIQAGSIVTTAQLSYAAGLLLLVPLGDLLERRRLIVSMSVIAAAGLALSATATSLPWLLLGTAMTGLFSVVAQVLVPFAATLAAPKQRGRAVGTVMSGLILGILLARTVAGALSSLGDWRTVYAVAAGLMLATALALRLALPRYQQSAGLSYPRLLGSVFVLLRDEPQHRLRTLLGCLGFAVFAVFWTPLAFLLAAEPYGFGDGTIGLFGLAGAVGALAANLAGRMADKGQGNLATSIGLAAMTLAWLPLAFAQTSLAALLLGILVLDLAVQLTHVSNQNVVYRLRPEARSRLNAGYMTGYFLGGSLGSLLSARLYEHFGWTGVSLAGCLLAATALAVWCLFLLRQRQARG; encoded by the coding sequence ATGTCGACCCCCACCCCACCCCTGAGTCGCTGGCTGACCCTGCTCATGGCCGTCGCCACCGGCATCGCCGTGGCCAGCAACTACTACAACCAGCCACTGCTGCACACCATCGCCCAGCGCTTCGAGCTGAGCTACATCCAGGCCGGCAGTATCGTCACCACCGCCCAGCTCAGCTATGCCGCCGGCCTCTTGCTGCTGGTGCCACTGGGCGATCTGCTGGAGCGGCGACGCCTGATCGTCAGCATGTCCGTCATCGCCGCGGCCGGCCTTGCCCTCAGCGCCACGGCCACCAGTCTGCCCTGGCTGCTGCTGGGTACTGCCATGACCGGACTCTTCTCGGTGGTGGCCCAGGTACTGGTGCCCTTCGCCGCCACCCTGGCCGCACCGAAGCAGCGGGGCAGGGCGGTGGGCACCGTCATGAGTGGCCTCATCCTCGGCATCCTGCTGGCCCGTACCGTGGCCGGAGCGCTCTCGTCCCTGGGTGACTGGCGCACCGTCTATGCCGTGGCCGCCGGCCTCATGCTGGCCACCGCCCTGGCCCTGCGCCTGGCCCTGCCGCGCTACCAGCAGTCGGCGGGCCTGAGCTATCCACGCCTGCTGGGCTCGGTGTTCGTCCTCCTGCGTGACGAACCCCAGCACCGGCTGCGTACCCTGCTGGGCTGCCTGGGCTTCGCCGTCTTCGCGGTGTTCTGGACGCCCCTGGCCTTCCTGCTCGCCGCCGAGCCCTATGGCTTCGGCGACGGCACCATCGGCCTGTTCGGTCTCGCCGGGGCGGTGGGGGCCCTGGCCGCCAACCTGGCCGGACGCATGGCCGACAAGGGGCAGGGCAATCTTGCCACCAGCATCGGCCTGGCGGCCATGACCCTCGCCTGGCTACCCCTGGCCTTCGCCCAGACCTCCCTGGCAGCGCTGCTGCTCGGCATCCTGGTGCTGGATCTCGCCGTGCAGCTCACTCACGTCAGCAACCAGAACGTGGTCTATCGCCTGCGTCCCGAAGCTCGTAGCCGTCTCAATGCCGGCTACATGACCGGCTACTTCCTCGGCGGCTCCCTGGGCTCGCTGCTGTCGGCGCGGCTGTACGAGCACTTTGGCTGGACCGGTGTGAGCCTCGCCGGCTGCCTGCTGGCCGCCACGGCGCTGGCCGTCTGGTGCCTGTTTCTATTGCGGCAACGCCAAGCACGGGGGTGA
- a CDS encoding LysR family transcriptional regulator: MNFEDLRLFVTTLNEGSFTAAADKLGLSKQFVSRRTLLLEESLGVRLINRTTRRLQATELGVLLYERAVKILEDVNDTEELLSSRRTVPQGVLRVSAPMTFGTLHLSPLLPDFLSAYPQIRLELDLNDRAVDLLAEGYDMSIRIGTLADSSLIAKRLTEMQLVTCASPDYLRQAPPLVQPEDLAEHSCLLYGHGRQVEWRFQRGGKPLVLPMQGQLRANNGEVIRDAAIAGQGIAVLPTFIIGAALASGALVQVLEDFALPSAAVYAVYPQHRQSARIVQLFSDYLRDRLTV; encoded by the coding sequence ATGAATTTCGAAGACCTGCGCCTGTTCGTCACCACCCTGAACGAGGGCAGCTTCACCGCCGCCGCCGACAAGCTGGGGCTGTCCAAGCAGTTCGTCAGCCGGCGGACCCTGTTGCTGGAGGAGAGTCTGGGGGTGCGGTTGATCAATCGCACCACGCGTCGCCTGCAGGCGACGGAGTTGGGGGTGCTGCTCTATGAGCGGGCGGTGAAGATCCTCGAGGACGTCAACGATACCGAGGAACTGCTCTCCAGCCGGCGGACGGTGCCCCAGGGCGTGCTGAGGGTCAGTGCGCCCATGACCTTTGGGACGCTGCACCTGAGTCCGCTTTTGCCGGACTTTCTCTCGGCCTATCCGCAGATACGCCTGGAACTGGATCTCAACGACCGCGCGGTGGACCTGCTGGCGGAAGGCTACGACATGTCGATCCGCATCGGCACCCTGGCCGATTCCAGCCTGATCGCCAAGCGGTTGACCGAGATGCAGTTGGTGACCTGCGCCAGCCCGGACTATTTGCGCCAGGCGCCGCCCTTGGTGCAGCCGGAGGATCTGGCCGAGCACAGTTGTCTGCTGTATGGGCATGGCCGGCAGGTGGAGTGGCGCTTCCAGCGCGGGGGCAAGCCGCTGGTGCTGCCCATGCAGGGGCAACTCAGGGCGAACAATGGAGAGGTGATACGGGATGCGGCTATCGCTGGCCAGGGGATTGCGGTGCTGCCGACCTTCATCATCGGCGCGGCGCTAGCCTCGGGTGCGCTGGTGCAGGTGCTGGAGGATTTCGCTCTGCCCAGTGCGGCGGTCTATGCGGTCTATCCCCAACATCGTCAGTCGGCGCGCATCGTCCAGCTGTTCTCGGACTATCTGCGCGACCGACTGACGGTTTAG
- the ychF gene encoding redox-regulated ATPase YchF, protein MGFNCGIVGLPNVGKSTLFNALTQSGIAAENFPFCTIEPNSGIVPMPDARLNALAEIVKPERVIPTTMEFVDIAGLVAGASKGEGLGNKFLANIRETDAIAHVVRCFEDENVIHVANSVDPKRDIEVIDLELIFADLDSCEKQLQRVTRNAKGGDKEALAQKALLEQLIPHFEAGKPARSLMKGLDDEQKRLVRSFHLLTSKPVMYIANVAEDGFEDNPHLDVVRAIAEEEGAVVVPVCNKIEAEIAELDDDEEKQMFLESMGMEEPGLNRVIRAGYELLNLQTYFTAGVKEVRAWTVRIGATAPQAAAVIHTDFEKGFIRAEVVAYDDFIAFKGENGAKEAGKWRLEGKDYIVKDGDVMHFRFNV, encoded by the coding sequence ATGGGATTCAATTGCGGCATCGTCGGCCTGCCCAACGTTGGCAAGTCCACCCTGTTCAATGCCCTGACCCAATCCGGTATCGCGGCGGAAAACTTCCCTTTTTGCACCATCGAGCCCAACAGCGGCATCGTGCCCATGCCCGATGCGCGGCTGAATGCGCTGGCGGAGATCGTCAAGCCCGAGCGGGTGATCCCCACCACCATGGAATTCGTCGACATCGCCGGGCTAGTGGCCGGTGCCTCCAAGGGTGAGGGCCTGGGCAACAAGTTCCTCGCCAACATCCGCGAAACCGACGCCATCGCCCACGTGGTGCGCTGCTTCGAAGACGAGAACGTCATCCACGTCGCCAATTCGGTGGACCCCAAGCGGGACATCGAGGTCATCGACCTGGAGCTGATCTTCGCCGACCTCGACAGCTGCGAGAAGCAACTGCAGCGCGTCACCCGCAACGCCAAGGGCGGCGACAAGGAAGCCCTGGCGCAAAAGGCCCTGCTGGAACAGCTCATCCCGCACTTCGAGGCCGGCAAGCCCGCCCGTAGCCTGATGAAGGGCCTGGACGACGAGCAGAAGCGCCTGGTACGCAGCTTCCACCTGCTGACCAGCAAGCCGGTGATGTACATCGCCAACGTCGCCGAAGACGGCTTCGAAGACAATCCGCACCTGGACGTGGTCCGCGCCATCGCCGAAGAAGAAGGCGCCGTGGTGGTGCCGGTGTGCAACAAGATCGAGGCGGAGATCGCCGAGCTGGACGACGACGAGGAAAAGCAGATGTTCCTCGAATCCATGGGCATGGAAGAGCCGGGCCTGAACCGGGTGATCCGCGCCGGCTACGAACTGCTCAACCTGCAGACCTACTTCACCGCCGGGGTGAAGGAAGTCCGCGCCTGGACCGTGCGTATCGGTGCCACCGCGCCTCAGGCCGCTGCGGTGATCCACACCGACTTCGAGAAAGGCTTCATCCGCGCCGAAGTGGTGGCCTATGACGACTTCATCGCCTTCAAGGGCGAGAACGGCGCCAAGGAAGCCGGCAAATGGCGCCTGGAAGGCAAGGACTACATCGTCAAGGACGGTGATGTCATGCACTTCCGCTTCAACGTCTGA
- the pth gene encoding aminoacyl-tRNA hydrolase, which translates to MTAVQLIVGLGNPGPEYDQTRHNAGALFVERLAAAQGASLAVERKYHGLVGRFRHAGNDVRLLIPTTYMNRSGQAVAALAGFFRIPPAAILVAHDELDLPPGTARLKTGGGHGGHNGLRDIIAQLGNQNGFQRLRLGIGHPGHASLVANFVLGRAPRSEQELLDNSIDAALEIVPELLAGDLTRAMQRLHSRKT; encoded by the coding sequence ATGACTGCCGTCCAACTGATCGTCGGCCTGGGTAATCCAGGCCCTGAATACGACCAGACCCGGCATAATGCAGGGGCCCTTTTCGTTGAGCGACTCGCCGCCGCCCAGGGCGCAAGTCTGGCGGTCGAGCGCAAGTATCACGGCCTCGTGGGGCGTTTCCGCCACGCGGGCAACGACGTTCGTCTGCTCATCCCCACCACCTACATGAACCGCAGCGGCCAGGCCGTGGCGGCGCTCGCCGGCTTCTTCCGCATCCCGCCGGCGGCCATCCTGGTGGCCCATGACGAACTCGACCTGCCACCCGGCACCGCGCGCCTCAAGACCGGCGGCGGCCATGGCGGTCACAACGGGCTGCGCGACATCATCGCCCAGCTCGGTAATCAGAACGGCTTCCAACGCCTGCGCCTGGGTATCGGCCATCCTGGGCATGCCAGCCTGGTCGCCAATTTCGTGCTGGGCCGGGCACCGCGCAGTGAGCAGGAACTGCTCGACAACAGCATCGACGCCGCGCTCGAAATCGTTCCGGAGCTGCTGGCCGGTGACCTGACCCGGGCCATGCAGCGCCTGCACAGCCGCAAGACCTGA
- a CDS encoding 50S ribosomal protein L25/general stress protein Ctc yields the protein MVDFTLNAEVRSDLGKGASRRLRRNAGNVPAVIYGGDKAPTSITLVGKDLAKMLESEAAYSSVITLKVDGNNESVLVKALQRHPSKGYVLHADFLRVVAGQKLTAHVPLHFMNQETSVGVKQQGGEILHTINEVEVSCVPKDLPEFIEVDMAKVELDQTVHLSDLKLPAGVELVSLAHGSDLPVASIHLPRIREEAAGEEGAAE from the coding sequence ATGGTTGATTTCACTCTGAATGCCGAAGTGCGTTCCGACCTGGGGAAAGGTGCGAGCCGCCGCCTGCGTCGTAATGCCGGTAACGTTCCCGCCGTGATCTACGGTGGCGACAAGGCCCCGACTTCCATCACCCTGGTCGGCAAAGACCTGGCCAAGATGCTGGAAAGCGAAGCCGCCTACTCCAGCGTCATCACCCTGAAGGTCGATGGCAACAACGAAAGCGTCCTGGTCAAGGCCCTGCAGCGTCACCCCTCCAAGGGCTACGTCCTGCACGCCGACTTCCTGCGCGTCGTCGCCGGCCAGAAGCTGACCGCCCACGTCCCGCTGCACTTCATGAACCAGGAAACCTCCGTGGGCGTGAAGCAGCAGGGTGGCGAGATCCTGCACACCATCAACGAAGTCGAAGTTTCCTGCGTGCCGAAAGACCTGCCGGAATTCATCGAAGTCGACATGGCCAAGGTCGAGCTGGACCAGACCGTGCACCTGAGCGACCTGAAACTCCCGGCTGGCGTCGAGCTGGTGTCCCTGGCGCACGGCAGCGATCTGCCGGTTGCCAGCATCCACCTGCCGCGCATCCGTGAGGAAGCTGCCGGTGAAGAAGGCGCTGCCGAGTAA